Proteins from a single region of Paramormyrops kingsleyae isolate MSU_618 chromosome 9, PKINGS_0.4, whole genome shotgun sequence:
- the stk31 gene encoding serine/threonine-protein kinase 31 → MDKTVPGKMELVGVTHVVDAITFWAQNVSDDPAVERMTSVLSARCPTARRLTGNPCPQKVYGALFSEDRCWYRCKVQHHDDDKFTVCYIDYGNMELVSRSSLVELPEDLQTGCLAKKYRFWGFHVNSDEDSQHFVQGKIFLRNLIYGKKLRIQKKSVCFDGTILVHAFQGDLDIGEEVMKMKFAKLSIPGCREGSNPTWQDPLGPWGLRTPERASQGDTVQAGSQVLVPKPRPAFPEHVPQVLKEKSTTTALQPASLLKKKLDQELMEENERLKEEKSAQHRSALLLGKELTEAQTELQRMKDSRMRDAIEIQKLKEDNGVLRQKADELGKQLRDVQQELQVTKQQVTDSVEVADKRLETAVGDRLGQLAQKVESLRGVREACARGTYRDSLLEAIDIVAHNGISSPASLEKLEAVWREYDLAQDMVKACHKREDLEELIEKRNGVRRMLAVAVDDFIQEVDGLPISKRMDTLEAVGASLTTVFGSFSMEEVGDETFERFRQWNSQKQQETQSVKEGTDETLKFLCSWFEKVVKFFSLSSESPPPLSVTAPLSVTAMGVDVLLQRAELSLCQELDVSLAEQNSRDMEIVSSAFHRVMQRIGKEQSLLRAVREKYLLNSQFQEEVLRWQDDTPKADQLFSIKKRIKNLRSQLRWRLVEQGSLEEAEEVDLPEIEKKNTEIELTRNALFQEIGLEKEEYRKLAVLARGGFPELPLLYHDADLLSFMNSEGLVVKSLDRDLFASVPLRELSSRRPLVCTEFQGQQVVLKGYCVDAQSEASTVERATQYYRASMFGEEQKGLLPLLALFFGKSDPMAYVMVPYIPCGMLQLVQNSSPLNTSEITAVMRGVVLGLRTLHGSGVIHGSLHPSNVFVFGREQGLLGDFDFTKDPDQRVADPRMLAGALSLVAPEVAQGEPPSPACDMYALGCLLLWLHFPEVKFALKPDGCLSDTSEMKLDPRLRILLPQLLCSSSRRLAASDVLSHDYFSGQ, encoded by the exons ATGGATAAAACTGTACCTGGGAAAA TGGAGCTTGTGGGAGTCACACACGTGGTGGACGCCATTACATTTTGGGCTCAG AATGTCAGCGACGACCCCGCTGTGGAGAGGATGACCAGCGTTTTGTCGGCGAGATGCCCCACAGCTCGGAGGCTCACGGGGAATCCCTGTCCTCAGAAG GTATATGGGGCACTGTTTTCAGAAGACCGATGCTGGTATAGGTGTAAGGTACAGCACCATGATGATGACAAG TTTACAGTGTGCTACATTGATTATGGTAATATGGAGCTTGTCAGCCGTTCATCCTTGGTGGAGCTTCCAGAAGACCTTCAAACGGGGTGTTTGGCTAAGAAGTACAGGTTTTGGGGCTTCCATGTAAACAGCGATGAGGACTCGCAGCATTTTGTACAG GGAAAGATCTTCTTGCGCAACCTGATTTACGGCAAGAAATTACGGATTCAGAAGAAGTCGGTGTGCTTTGACGGCACCATCCTGGTCCACGCGTTTCAAGGGGACCTGGACATCGGAGAGGAGGTCATGAAGATGAAGTTCGCCAAACTCAGTATCCCCGGGTGCAGAGAGGGCTCTAACCCGACCTGGCAGGACCCCCTGGGGCCGTGGGGTCTGCGGACGCCAGAGCGCGCCTCTCAGGGGGACACTGTGCAGGCGGGCTCCCAAGTCCTCGTTCCCAAACCGCGTCCTGCCTTTCCAGAACATGTGCCTCAGGTGCTAAA GGAGAAGAGCACGACCACGGCCCTGCAGCCCGCAAGCCTGCTGAAGAAGAAGCTGGACCAGGAGCTTATGGAGGAGAATGAGCGGCTGAAGGAGGAGAAGAGCGCACAGCATCGCAGCGCCTTGCTCCTTGGGAAGGAGCTGACGGAGGCACAGACGGAGCTGCAG AGGATGAAGGACAGCAGGATGAGGGATGCCATAGAGATACAGAAGCTGAAGGAGGACAACGGTGTTCTCCGGCAGAAGGCTGACGAGCTCGGGAAGCAGCTGCGGGACGTCCAGCAGGAGTTGCAG GTGACGAAGCAGCAGGTGACTGACAGCGTGGAGGTAGCAGACAAGCGTCTGGAGACGGCGGTAGGAGACAGGCTGGGCCAGTTGGCACAGAAGGTGGAGTCCTTAAGGGGTGTGAG AGAGGCGTGCGCCCGTGGCACCTACAGGGACAGCCTGCTGGAGGCCATCGACATAGTCGCACACAATGGCATCTCCTCTCCCGCATCTTTGGAAAAGCTGGAGGCTGTGTGGAGGGAATACGACCTGGCACAGGATATGGTGAAGGCCTGTCACAAG AGAGAGGACCTGGAAGAATTGATCGAGAAGAGAAATGGTGTGAGGAGAATGTTGGCCGTGGCTGTGGATGACTTTATTCAGGAAGTGGACGGGCTGCCCATCAGCAAACGAATGGACACTCTTGAG GCAGTGGGTGCCTCTCTTACTACGGTGTTTGGTTCCTTCTCGATGGAGGAAGTCGGAGACGAGACCTTTGAACggttcagacagtggaacagtcAGAAACAGCAGGAGACCCAGTCTGTgaaggaggggactgacgaaaCACTGAAATTCCTGTGTTCCTGGTTTGAGAAGGTGGTCAAG TTTTTCAGTCTATCCAGCgagtcgcccccccccctgagTGTCACCGCCCCCCTGAGTGTCACCGCCATGGGCGTGGATGTCCTCCTGCAGAGGGCAGAGCTCAGCCTGTGCCAGGAGCTGGACGTCTCGCTCGCC GAGCAGAACAGTCGGGACATGGAAATAGTGTCAAGCGCCTTTCACAGAGTAATGCAGAGGATCGGGAAGGAGCAGAGTCTTCTGAGGGCTGTACGGGAGAAATACCTTCTTAACTCGCAG tttcaggaagaGGTCCTCCGCTGGCAGGACGACACTCCAAAGGCCGACCAGCTGTTCTCCATCAAGAAGCGCATCAAGAACTTGAGGTCACAGCTGCGCTGGAGGCTGGTGGAGCAGGGCAGCCTGGAGGAG GCAGAAGAGGTGGACCTCCCAGAgattgaaaagaaaaatactgaGATTGAACTGACCAGGAATGCCCTTTTCCAGGAGATCGGCCTGGAGAAGGAGGAATAT AGAAAGCTGGCTGTTCTGGCCAGGGGGGGTTTTCCTGAGCTGCCGCTGCTCTACCACGACGCAGACCTCCTCAGCTTCATG AATTCTGAGGGGCTGGTGGTGAAGAGCCTTGACCGGGACCTTTTCGCCAGCGTGCCCCTGCGAGAACTGAGCTCCCGGAGACCCCTCGTGTGCACAGAGTTCCAGGGCCAGCAAGTTGTCCTTAAG GGTTACTGTGTCGATGCCCAGTCAGAGGCCAGCACGGTGGAGAGAGCCACCCAGTACTACAGGGCAAGTATGTTTGGTGAGGAGCAGAAAGgactgctgcccctgctggCACTGTTCTTTGGCAAG TCCGACCCCATGGCCTACGTCATGGTGCCATACATTCCCTGTGGCATGTTGCAGCTTGTGCAGAACTCCAGCCCTCTTAACACTTCC GAAATCACGGCCGTCATGAGGGGGGTGGTCCTGGGGCTGCGGACGCTGCACGGCTCTGGCGTCATCCATGGCTCGCTGCACCCCAGCAACGTGTTCGTCTTCGGGCGGGAGCAGGGGCTGCTGGGAGATTTCGATTTCACCAAGGACCCG GACCAACGTGTTGCTGACCCCAGGATGCTGGCCGGGGCCCTCAGCCTGGTTGCCCCAGAGGTTGCCCAAGgagagcccccctcccccgcctgcGACATGTACGCTTTGGGCTGTCTGCTGTTGTGG CTGCACTTTCCAGAGGTCAAGTTTGCACTGAAGCCTGATGGATGCCTATCAGATACGAGTGAAATGAAATTG GACCCGAGGCTCCGGATTCTGCTGCCCCAGCTTTTGTGTTCCTCTTCGCGAAGATTAGCGGCGTCTGATGTTCTGTCACACGATTACTTCTCCGGGCAATGA
- the malsu1 gene encoding mitochondrial assembly of ribosomal large subunit protein 1: MSFAADPQNDDLRRKIPQAFNIDVLVALLRQENAVDICVIKVPKSLKYTDYFVVVSGSSRRHLIAMAEYAVKVYKALKLDADPHVIIEGKNAEDWMCIDFGHTVVHFMLPETREVYELEKLWTLRSFDEQLSCIPPEILPKDFIYDDEATDWRSSFGNLGEQERL; encoded by the exons ATGAGCTTTGCAGCGGATCCCCAAAATGACGATCTCAGGCGTA AGATCCCGCAGGCATTTAACATCGACGTCCTAGTGGCACTCCTCCGCCAGGAAAACGCCGTGGACATCTGTGTCATAAAAGTACCGAAATCGCTGAAGTACACCGATTACTTTGTGGTAGTCAGCGGCTCCTCAAGAAGACATCTCATAGCGATGGCAGAGTATGCAGTCAAAGTG TACAAAGCCCTCAAGCTGGATGCTGATCCCCATGTCATAATTGAAGGCAAGAATGCGGAGGACTGGATGTGCATCGATTTTG GGCACACTGTGGTTCACTTCATGCTGCCTGAGACCAGAGAAGTATACGAGCTGGAGAAGCTGTGGACGCTGCGCTCGTTTGACGAGCAGTTGAGCTGTATCCCCCCCGAGATACTGCCCAAAGACTTCATCTATGATGATGAGGCCACCGATTGGCGCTCCAGTTTTGGAAACCTTGGGGAACAAGAACGGTTGTAG